The window CGGTTTGCGAAAGTGCACCGCGATCTCCAGATTGGCCTTGGGTAAATGATCCGCCAGCGCCGCGAGTGTGCGGGCCTTGTTCCACAAGCCGTGGGCGATGGCCGTGGGAAAGCCGAACAACTTTGCGCTCGCCGCGCTCAGGTGGATCGGGTTGTAGTCTCCCGACACCTTGGCGTATTGCCGGCCAATGTCTGCCGGCGCCTTCCAATGGGCCACTTCCGTCAGCGCTTGCGATGGCTGCCAATGCTGTTCGACGGCTTCACCGTCAAGTTTTACCCCGCGACAGAGCATCTGACTTTCGGCTTCCCACAACGGCCCGAGCTGATCATCCAGCGTGGTCAGCAGATCGAACGTCGCGCCCTTGGGATGCGCTTGCAGATTATTCACGCGCACGCTGACTTGCGCGCGACTGATCGCGCCCATCGGCCGCAGCACGCGAATGCGGTTGCTCAAATGAATCAGGCCCAGCAGCGGAAACGGAAAGTCCTTCGCCGTGAGCAACTGCATCTGCAAGGCAAACGCGAGGATGTGTGGATAAGTCGGCGGCAGCAGACCGTCGTCGGTAAAACCGCAGACCTTGCGATAGTCCGCCAGGCGTTTGCCATCGACGTCGACCCAGCAGCGCAAGCCGCTGTCGGGCAGTTGCGTGCCAGTGATCTTGCGTCGCGTCGCCGCCCGCGCATATAGCCCGGTCAGGCTTGGTTCGCGGTCCAGTGTGTGCCATTCGATGCTCATGCCTAAGCCCCCAGAACACTTTGTCCACAGACCCGCAGCGCCTGCCCGGTGAACGCGCCGGTGCCCGGTTGCGCCAGCCAAGCCACGGCCTCGGCGACGTCTTGCGGCAAGCCGCCCTGGCCCAGCGAACTCATGCGTCGTCCGGCCTCACGCAGGCC of the Pseudomonas sp. Seg1 genome contains:
- a CDS encoding MaoC/PaaZ C-terminal domain-containing protein; amino-acid sequence: MSIEWHTLDREPSLTGLYARAATRRKITGTQLPDSGLRCWVDVDGKRLADYRKVCGFTDDGLLPPTYPHILAFALQMQLLTAKDFPFPLLGLIHLSNRIRVLRPMGAISRAQVSVRVNNLQAHPKGATFDLLTTLDDQLGPLWEAESQMLCRGVKLDGEAVEQHWQPSQALTEVAHWKAPADIGRQYAKVSGDYNPIHLSAASAKLFGFPTAIAHGLWNKARTLAALADHLPKANLEIAVHFRKPVRLPSEVTLLASEAGSSGELRLVGAGDLEHMVGNWQPIA